Proteins found in one Desulfobotulus pelophilus genomic segment:
- a CDS encoding radical SAM protein codes for MALVQEYPCFEEENFKEYGEGVQRLCYAEGEKARKGMDERRRILTSLAGKVVDGCKGTKPDMSRLSPGCALCAAGEWSCLFINGKCNGSCFYCPAPQNEESVPASQGLNFLLPDAYADYVAGLGFRGVGFSGGEPLLTLGRTLDYIRAVRDRMGLGIHLWMYTNGILVSRENLKALARAGLDEIRFDIGAMDYRLDRAAMAADFLPVVTVEIPAVPEEEARLMVKIPEMAAVGIRYLNLHQLRLTPHNFKRMASRRYTYIRDAHLTVMESEITALRLLAMARDMDLPLGVNYCSFAFKHRFQQAALRRKTSPMAAFSDEGLTENGYLRQLTLEGPVLYLEEEAARLGKIGADPGLYRLTARKDGLRISSELAGIVRPGPCTGRLLYSGVRLMNMEEAPLGAKEMQFGEHCRMGRVRLPAVDPIVLGKEDLKAFLTWLAVPSEGALPEKALPFEAVLPGLQAYA; via the coding sequence ATGGCTCTTGTTCAGGAATATCCTTGTTTTGAAGAAGAAAATTTTAAAGAATATGGAGAGGGAGTTCAGAGGCTTTGCTATGCAGAAGGTGAGAAGGCCAGAAAGGGAATGGATGAAAGACGGCGTATTCTTACCTCCCTAGCAGGAAAAGTGGTGGACGGGTGTAAGGGTACCAAGCCGGATATGTCAAGGTTATCACCAGGGTGTGCTTTGTGTGCAGCGGGAGAATGGTCCTGCCTTTTTATTAATGGGAAGTGTAATGGATCCTGTTTTTACTGTCCTGCGCCCCAGAATGAGGAAAGTGTTCCCGCTTCCCAGGGTCTGAATTTTCTTTTGCCCGATGCCTACGCAGACTATGTGGCTGGTCTTGGATTTCGGGGGGTGGGGTTTTCCGGTGGAGAACCCCTTCTGACCCTTGGCAGAACCCTTGATTACATTCGGGCTGTCAGGGACCGGATGGGGCTGGGCATACATCTGTGGATGTATACCAATGGTATTCTGGTGAGCCGTGAAAACCTGAAAGCACTGGCACGGGCTGGCCTTGACGAAATCCGTTTTGACATAGGTGCCATGGATTACCGTCTTGACAGGGCGGCCATGGCTGCGGATTTTTTGCCCGTGGTGACCGTTGAAATTCCGGCCGTTCCGGAAGAAGAAGCCCGGCTGATGGTGAAGATACCGGAAATGGCAGCTGTGGGTATCCGTTACCTGAACCTGCATCAGTTGCGTCTTACACCTCATAATTTTAAGCGTATGGCCAGCAGAAGGTATACCTATATCCGAGATGCACATCTTACGGTCATGGAATCTGAGATTACAGCCCTTCGTCTTTTGGCTATGGCAAGGGATATGGATCTCCCACTGGGGGTTAATTACTGCAGCTTTGCCTTTAAGCACAGATTTCAGCAGGCTGCTTTGCGCAGGAAAACATCGCCGATGGCGGCCTTTTCCGATGAAGGGCTGACGGAAAACGGTTATCTCCGTCAGCTCACACTGGAAGGGCCAGTGCTGTATCTGGAAGAAGAGGCTGCCCGGCTTGGAAAAATTGGCGCAGATCCCGGGCTGTACCGTTTGACTGCACGAAAGGACGGGTTACGGATCAGCTCGGAGCTGGCCGGTATTGTCCGGCCCGGACCCTGTACAGGCAGGTTGCTGTATTCCGGAGTTCGTTTGATGAACATGGAAGAGGCACCCCTTGGGGCCAAAGAAATGCAGTTCGGAGAGCATTGTCGCATGGGTCGGGTCCGATTGCCTGCGGTGGATCCTATTGTTCTGGGGAAGGAAGACCTGAAGGCTTTTCTTACATGGTTGGCCGTTCCATCAGAGGGCGCTTTACCGGAGAAGGCTTTGCCCTTTGAAGCTGTCCTGCCGGGGCTTCAGGCTTATGCCTGA
- a CDS encoding DUF5320 family protein yields MPGMNGQGPAGMGSRPGRGLGPCGLGKRKDEMREGLAQTGTLQGGRGMGGRRGSRRFCRGAGYGGPAVPEPSSSSGPDEV; encoded by the coding sequence ATGCCAGGTATGAACGGACAGGGCCCTGCGGGCATGGGATCCCGGCCCGGCAGAGGTCTGGGACCCTGCGGTTTGGGAAAACGTAAGGATGAAATGCGTGAGGGACTGGCGCAGACGGGAACGCTGCAGGGTGGCAGGGGCATGGGTGGCAGGAGAGGTAGCCGACGCTTCTGCCGTGGGGCCGGATACGGTGGCCCCGCCGTGCCGGAACCATCATCCTCTTCCGGCCCTGACGAAGTCTGA
- the panB gene encoding 3-methyl-2-oxobutanoate hydroxymethyltransferase: MASVSTTHLVKMKAEGTKIVAVTAYDFPFARLADEAGVDVILVGDSLGMVVQGQKNTLPVTMEEMLYHTKMVSRGVTRSLVVGDMPFLSYQADVCEAVRNAGLFLKEAGAAAVKLEGGAGVSETIRAMVDAGIPVQAHIGLTPQSVHAMGGYRIQRDENRLVDDAHKVAEAGAFSIVLEGIPAPIARRITEEVGIPTIGIGAGVHCDGQILVMHDLLGLNLGYMPKFTRMFADLKGESLKGFRAYGDAVREGSFPGPDHSYQ, from the coding sequence ATGGCATCTGTAAGCACCACGCATCTTGTGAAGATGAAGGCTGAGGGTACAAAAATTGTTGCGGTTACAGCCTATGATTTCCCCTTTGCCCGGTTGGCGGATGAAGCCGGTGTGGATGTGATTCTTGTGGGCGACTCTCTGGGTATGGTGGTTCAGGGGCAGAAAAATACGCTTCCCGTCACCATGGAAGAAATGTTGTATCATACCAAAATGGTATCCCGAGGGGTTACAAGATCCCTTGTGGTGGGAGACATGCCTTTTTTATCCTATCAGGCGGATGTGTGTGAAGCCGTGCGCAACGCAGGGCTTTTTTTGAAGGAAGCGGGCGCAGCGGCTGTGAAGCTTGAGGGAGGAGCTGGTGTTTCTGAAACCATACGGGCCATGGTGGATGCGGGTATTCCCGTACAGGCCCATATTGGTCTCACGCCCCAGAGTGTGCATGCCATGGGGGGATACCGGATACAGAGAGATGAGAACCGGCTGGTAGATGATGCGCATAAAGTGGCTGAAGCCGGTGCCTTTTCCATCGTTCTGGAAGGAATTCCCGCACCCATAGCCCGGAGGATTACGGAAGAAGTGGGGATTCCCACAATCGGAATCGGAGCTGGGGTGCATTGTGACGGGCAGATACTTGTCATGCATGATCTGTTGGGACTGAACCTTGGGTATATGCCGAAATTTACCAGGATGTTTGCCGACCTGAAAGGGGAGAGTCTGAAGGGTTTCCGCGCTTATGGGGACGCTGTCCGAGAAGGGAGCTTTCCTGGGCCCGACCACAGTTATCAGTAA
- the hisS gene encoding histidine--tRNA ligase — protein MIQLIRGFKDILQPEGRLWQRIETEARRLFESHGYHEIRLPILEKTELFARSIGETTDIVEKEMYTFTDRGGESLTLRPEATASVVRAYIQHKLSGTEPIRKLYTIGPMFRRERPQKGRYRQFYQIDVEAFGIASPYVDAQMILMLASLLERLGVTGISAHVNSLGCPDCRPPYRENLKAFIEEKASELCDDCLRRRDKNPLRVLDCKNESCRKAMAQAPELLDKLCKPCAEHFATVRKELDKRDISYKVDKRLVRGLDYYTRTAFELQTDMLGAQSSVAGGGRYDGLVKTLGGPDIPAIGFAIGFDRLVEVIAQTLPPEECPPHVFFIPLGEKAMEKAFDLCMQLAEQGIHSETDYSGRSLKALMKRADRLAASLVVIMGDNELSTGSVTLKSMATGEQETVSMEGLIQTLVQGFRKA, from the coding sequence ATGATTCAGCTGATTCGAGGTTTTAAAGATATTCTGCAACCGGAAGGCCGTCTGTGGCAACGCATAGAAACAGAAGCCCGCAGGCTTTTTGAAAGCCATGGCTACCATGAAATCCGTTTGCCCATTCTCGAAAAAACAGAACTTTTTGCCCGCAGCATCGGTGAAACCACCGATATTGTTGAAAAAGAAATGTACACTTTCACCGACCGCGGGGGAGAGAGCCTGACGCTGCGACCGGAAGCCACGGCTTCCGTTGTGCGTGCTTACATTCAGCACAAACTGTCGGGGACAGAACCCATCCGGAAACTCTATACCATCGGCCCCATGTTCCGCAGGGAAAGGCCCCAGAAAGGCCGCTACCGCCAGTTTTACCAGATTGACGTGGAGGCATTCGGCATCGCCTCCCCTTACGTGGATGCCCAAATGATACTGATGCTGGCAAGCCTCCTTGAACGACTGGGGGTTACGGGCATTTCTGCCCATGTCAACTCTCTGGGCTGCCCGGATTGCCGTCCTCCTTACAGGGAAAATCTGAAGGCCTTCATTGAAGAGAAAGCCTCCGAACTCTGCGATGACTGCCTGCGCCGCAGGGATAAAAACCCTCTTCGCGTACTGGACTGCAAAAACGAATCCTGCCGAAAGGCCATGGCCCAGGCTCCGGAACTGCTGGATAAACTCTGCAAGCCCTGTGCTGAACACTTTGCCACCGTACGGAAAGAACTGGACAAAAGGGATATTTCCTACAAAGTGGACAAAAGACTGGTCCGTGGCCTGGATTATTATACACGCACCGCCTTTGAACTGCAGACCGATATGCTGGGGGCCCAGAGTTCCGTAGCCGGAGGCGGTCGATATGACGGCCTGGTCAAAACTCTTGGAGGACCGGATATTCCAGCCATAGGCTTTGCCATAGGTTTTGACCGGCTGGTGGAAGTCATCGCCCAGACCCTTCCGCCCGAAGAATGCCCACCCCATGTCTTTTTCATTCCTCTGGGAGAAAAGGCCATGGAAAAAGCCTTTGACCTCTGCATGCAGCTTGCGGAACAGGGTATTCATTCTGAAACGGATTATTCCGGCAGAAGCCTCAAGGCCCTCATGAAGCGCGCCGACCGGCTGGCCGCTTCCCTTGTCGTCATCATGGGAGACAATGAGCTGTCCACAGGTAGCGTGACACTGAAATCCATGGCAACAGGAGAGCAGGAAACCGTTTCCATGGAAGGTCTTATCCAGACCCTGGTTCAGGGTTTCCGGAAAGCCTGA